In the genome of Chlamydia trachomatis A/HAR-13, one region contains:
- a CDS encoding toxin-antitoxin system YwqK family antitoxin → MCVSRSLRWCLCFLLLCGWVDAGVYDKLRLTGINIIDRNGLSETICSKEKLQKYTKIDFLSPQPYQKVMRTYKNAAGESVACLTTYYPNGQIRQYLECLNNRAFGRYREWHSNGKIHIQAEVIGGIADLHPSAEAGWLFDGTTYAHDSEGRLEAVIHYEKGLLEGISLYYHANGNVWKECPYHKGVAHGDFLVFTEEGSLLKKQTFCKGQLSGCVLRYEPGSQSLLSEEEYKQGKLRSGKYYDPLTKEEIACVVNGKGKQVIYGKYAIIETRQIVHGVPHGEVLLFDEHGKSLLQAYSLINGQKEGEEVFFYPGGEGRKMLLTWSQGILQGAVKTWYPNGALESSKELVQNKKTGILMLYYPEGQVMATEEYVDDLLIKGEYFRPNDRYPYAKVEKGCGTAVFFSATGGLLKKVLYEDGKPVIH, encoded by the coding sequence ATGTGTGTAAGTAGAAGCTTAAGATGGTGTTTATGTTTTCTTTTGCTGTGCGGATGGGTGGACGCTGGGGTTTATGATAAGCTCCGACTGACAGGCATTAACATTATCGATAGGAATGGTCTTTCTGAGACGATCTGTTCTAAAGAAAAATTACAAAAGTATACGAAAATCGATTTTCTCTCTCCTCAGCCTTACCAAAAAGTCATGCGTACATACAAAAACGCAGCAGGCGAGTCGGTTGCTTGTTTAACGACGTACTATCCGAATGGCCAAATCCGACAATATCTCGAGTGTTTAAATAATCGTGCTTTTGGACGTTATCGTGAGTGGCATAGTAATGGCAAAATTCATATCCAGGCAGAAGTTATTGGAGGGATAGCAGATTTGCATCCTTCCGCAGAAGCCGGATGGTTGTTCGATGGAACAACGTATGCACATGATAGCGAAGGGCGGTTAGAAGCTGTTATTCATTATGAAAAAGGCTTGCTGGAAGGGATTTCGCTGTATTACCACGCGAATGGGAATGTATGGAAGGAATGTCCTTACCATAAAGGTGTTGCTCATGGAGACTTTTTGGTCTTCACCGAAGAAGGAAGTTTGTTAAAGAAACAAACTTTTTGTAAAGGGCAGTTGTCTGGATGTGTATTACGCTACGAGCCAGGTTCACAGTCATTGTTGTCAGAAGAAGAATATAAACAAGGGAAACTGCGCAGTGGTAAATATTACGATCCTCTTACTAAGGAAGAAATCGCGTGCGTAGTGAATGGCAAAGGTAAACAAGTAATTTATGGGAAATATGCGATTATAGAGACCCGACAGATTGTACATGGCGTTCCTCACGGGGAAGTCTTGTTATTTGATGAACATGGTAAATCTCTGTTGCAAGCATATTCTCTAATCAATGGGCAGAAAGAGGGAGAAGAAGTATTTTTCTATCCAGGCGGAGAAGGTAGAAAAATGTTATTAACATGGTCCCAAGGTATTCTACAAGGAGCTGTGAAAACTTGGTACCCAAATGGCGCTTTGGAAAGTAGCAAAGAACTTGTTCAAAATAAAAAGACTGGGATTCTCATGCTATACTATCCCGAAGGACAAGTGATGGCTACCGAGGAATATGTAGACGATCTTCTCATAAAAGGAGAATATTTCCGGCCGAACGACCGATATCCATATGCTAAAGTGGAAAAAGGTTGTGGGACAGCGGTCTTTTTCAGTGCTACAGGAGGACTGTTAAAGAAAGTCCTCTATGAAGATGGGAAGCCTGTTATTCATTAG
- a CDS encoding YggT family protein encodes MLSYLLRTAVNIYSFLILVYVLCSWLPECHNTQWYRIIRRWVSPYLRIFHKFVPRIGFIDISPMIALLCLGVLPFMILKILRFIVLNIFQSPWLLQYL; translated from the coding sequence ATGCTTTCTTATTTACTTAGAACTGCGGTTAATATTTATAGTTTTTTAATTTTGGTTTACGTTCTTTGTTCCTGGCTGCCAGAATGCCACAATACACAGTGGTATCGCATCATTCGTCGCTGGGTATCTCCCTATCTCCGTATCTTCCATAAATTCGTTCCTCGTATAGGGTTTATTGACATCAGCCCTATGATCGCTCTCCTCTGCCTCGGAGTTTTGCCCTTCATGATTCTAAAAATTTTACGTTTCATTGTTCTGAATATTTTTCAATCACCATGGCTCCTTCAATATTTATAA
- a CDS encoding 5-formyltetrahydrofolate cyclo-ligase: MKNIVEQKRCLRREGLAKREQLSVQRRDEAARELMHFVMQTIPQGFVLSYIPFRSELDVRGINAWLAQENRLLLPKMQGMDIVPIALPFTKIESLYSPKDLNQIEGEEIEAQQIAAALIPAIVFDQNKFRLGYGGGYYDRFLSKYPYIWTIGVGFKEQLLAYLPREEYDVPLDQLYLT; this comes from the coding sequence ATGAAAAACATTGTAGAGCAGAAACGTTGTTTGCGACGAGAAGGGTTAGCGAAGCGCGAGCAGCTTTCTGTCCAGCGCAGAGATGAAGCAGCTCGTGAGCTGATGCATTTTGTTATGCAGACAATTCCGCAAGGCTTTGTGTTATCCTATATTCCTTTTCGCTCAGAGTTGGATGTTCGAGGGATCAATGCATGGTTAGCGCAAGAGAACCGACTCCTCCTACCTAAAATGCAAGGGATGGATATCGTTCCGATAGCTCTTCCTTTTACCAAGATAGAGAGTCTGTATTCTCCTAAAGATTTGAATCAGATAGAAGGAGAAGAGATCGAGGCACAACAGATTGCAGCGGCCTTGATTCCTGCGATAGTCTTTGATCAGAACAAGTTTCGTTTAGGATATGGCGGAGGCTACTATGATCGTTTTTTGTCTAAGTATCCGTATATTTGGACAATAGGCGTGGGATTTAAAGAGCAGCTGTTGGCGTATCTTCCAAGGGAAGAGTATGATGTTCCCTTAGATCAGTTATATCTCACTTAA
- the dusB gene encoding tRNA dihydrouridine synthase DusB, translating to MAPSIFIKNLPLKSPVVYAPLAGFSDFPYRRMSAEYRPALMFCEMVKMEGLHYCPQRTLRLLDFAESMRPIGGQLCGSRPDLAGESAKILEGLGFDLIDLNCGCPTDRITKDGSGSGMLKTSELIGKVVEKMVEVVSVPVTVKIRSGWDFDHINVEETVRIIKESGASAVFVHGRTRSQGYQGPSNLEFISRAKQAAGNDFPVFGNGDVFSPEAAKTMLETTHCDGVLVARGTMGAPWIGKQIEDYLTTGTYSSPSFSTRKQAFVQHLQWIEEYYQSEEKLLTDTRKLCGHYLILSPKVRSLRANLAKASSSQEVYQLIDGFEEPTEEEELLSE from the coding sequence ATGGCTCCTTCAATATTTATAAAAAACCTTCCTCTTAAGTCTCCCGTAGTCTACGCCCCCTTAGCGGGATTTTCTGATTTCCCTTACCGTCGTATGTCGGCTGAATATCGGCCCGCATTGATGTTCTGTGAAATGGTGAAAATGGAAGGCCTTCATTATTGTCCCCAACGCACGTTACGCTTACTCGATTTCGCTGAATCTATGCGTCCCATCGGCGGACAACTCTGTGGCAGCCGTCCCGACCTTGCCGGAGAGTCTGCAAAAATTTTAGAAGGCTTAGGATTTGATCTTATAGATCTTAACTGTGGATGCCCAACAGATCGCATTACTAAAGATGGGAGCGGTTCAGGCATGCTTAAAACCTCTGAATTAATCGGGAAGGTGGTTGAGAAGATGGTAGAAGTGGTTTCCGTTCCGGTAACCGTCAAAATTCGATCTGGATGGGATTTCGACCACATCAATGTGGAAGAGACTGTCCGCATCATTAAAGAAAGCGGAGCCAGTGCTGTCTTTGTACATGGAAGAACACGCTCCCAAGGATATCAAGGCCCAAGCAACTTGGAATTCATTTCTCGAGCAAAACAAGCCGCTGGTAATGATTTCCCAGTATTTGGGAATGGCGATGTTTTCTCCCCTGAAGCCGCAAAAACGATGCTAGAGACTACGCATTGTGATGGTGTCCTCGTTGCTCGAGGTACTATGGGAGCTCCTTGGATCGGAAAACAAATAGAAGATTACCTAACTACAGGGACCTACTCCTCTCCATCTTTTTCTACAAGAAAACAGGCGTTCGTACAGCATCTACAATGGATAGAAGAGTATTATCAAAGTGAAGAGAAGCTACTAACAGATACTCGTAAACTGTGTGGGCATTACCTCATTCTTTCTCCTAAAGTACGTTCTCTACGAGCCAACTTAGCTAAAGCGTCTTCATCACAAGAGGTGTATCAACTGATTGACGGCTTTGAAGAACCCACAGAAGAAGAGGAGCTTCTCTCGGAATAA